The following coding sequences are from one Arcobacter nitrofigilis DSM 7299 window:
- a CDS encoding efflux transporter outer membrane subunit, which yields MNDKNTNLLSKYLKTIMTITTLSIMINGCALLPGEKELIKPNTISKYKSKESFDNKIKTQWPKESWWKVYGDKQLNELISEALKDSPNMISAMARLNEADAYTQVTKSTNLPQISANAQVTKEKRSYNYITPRSVTPKGWNDYGQATLNFSWELDFWGKNRATIAASISNVEAMKAELAQTRLTLSSAIASNYAQLARLYANMDELKEYLIVQNKLLTLLNQRYENGLENKSTVDDAKSLLANAQGDVLSLDEQISLQKNKIAALMGAGPDRGLKITRPTIDFYKIKFGLPDDLAVNLLGRRPDIMAARMQVESKEYLIKEKKAEFYPNINLSAFIGLQSLGLNLLHEKDSYMGSVGPAISLPIFSAGRLKGDLRRNKSIYEQAVANYNQTITQALKEVADAGTSQKSLAKQIFRSLEALNSSKEAYEIKTKRYEGGLSNYLEVLYSQENLINAKRNFINQKSRALTLDIALKYALGGGYNQKLPMNEKGNNNGK from the coding sequence ATGAACGATAAAAATACTAATTTATTATCAAAATATTTAAAAACAATAATGACAATAACTACACTTAGTATAATGATAAATGGATGTGCATTACTTCCTGGTGAAAAAGAACTAATCAAACCAAATACAATATCAAAATATAAGTCAAAAGAGTCCTTTGATAATAAAATAAAAACACAATGGCCAAAAGAGTCATGGTGGAAAGTTTATGGTGATAAGCAACTAAATGAGTTGATAAGTGAAGCATTAAAAGATTCACCAAATATGATTTCTGCAATGGCAAGGTTAAATGAAGCAGATGCTTATACTCAAGTCACAAAATCAACAAATCTACCACAAATAAGTGCAAATGCCCAAGTAACAAAAGAGAAACGTAGTTATAACTATATTACCCCACGGTCTGTTACTCCAAAGGGTTGGAATGATTATGGACAAGCCACTTTGAATTTTTCTTGGGAGTTAGATTTTTGGGGTAAAAATCGTGCAACTATAGCTGCTAGTATCTCAAATGTAGAGGCTATGAAAGCGGAACTTGCACAAACAAGATTAACCCTTTCTAGTGCAATAGCAAGTAATTATGCCCAATTGGCACGGCTTTATGCCAATATGGATGAATTAAAAGAGTATTTAATAGTCCAAAATAAATTATTGACATTGTTAAATCAAAGATATGAAAATGGACTTGAAAATAAATCAACAGTCGATGATGCAAAAAGTTTATTAGCAAATGCACAAGGAGATGTTTTATCATTGGATGAACAAATCTCTTTACAAAAAAATAAAATAGCAGCGCTAATGGGTGCAGGACCTGATAGAGGTCTTAAAATAACTCGTCCAACAATTGATTTTTACAAAATTAAATTTGGTTTACCCGATGACTTAGCAGTTAATTTGTTGGGAAGACGACCAGACATAATGGCTGCTAGGATGCAAGTAGAATCAAAAGAGTATTTAATAAAAGAGAAAAAAGCTGAGTTTTATCCTAATATAAATCTTTCTGCTTTTATTGGATTACAATCTTTAGGATTGAATTTACTTCATGAAAAAGATTCTTATATGGGTTCAGTAGGTCCTGCTATCTCCTTACCTATTTTCTCAGCAGGAAGATTAAAAGGTGATTTGCGTAGAAATAAAAGTATATATGAGCAAGCAGTTGCAAACTATAATCAAACTATAACTCAAGCTTTAAAAGAGGTTGCAGATGCTGGGACTAGTCAAAAATCATTGGCAAAACAGATTTTTAGGTCTTTGGAAGCACTAAACTCTTCAAAAGAAGCTTATGAGATAAAAACAAAGCGTTATGAAGGTGGACTTAGTAATTATTTAGAAGTTTTATATTCACAAGAAAATCTTATAAATGCAAAAAGAAATTTTATAAATCAAAAAAGTAGAGCACTTACTTTAGATATAGCACTTAAGTATGCACTTGGGGGCGGATATAATCAAAAATTGCCTATGAATGAAAAAGGAAACAATAATGGAAAATAA
- a CDS encoding TetR/AcrR family transcriptional regulator translates to MRKKTETKRQAIIQAATEVFKEFGFERASMSKICAQVGGSKTTLYNYFSSKEELFFEVISISNEEEFQFVYETISESVKIEDEHEQLCEFGKRLLAFLYSPKLRELRRLTISQSGITDLGKIAYNNRVLKGQNIISNFLEKTIQLNKIKRIDTTIAAKHLWGLIESELIYPFLLNIDIEYSKKEMDEMAIRAVNVFMDAHKA, encoded by the coding sequence ATGAGAAAAAAAACAGAAACCAAAAGACAAGCTATTATTCAAGCTGCAACAGAGGTTTTCAAAGAATTTGGATTTGAAAGAGCTTCTATGTCAAAGATTTGTGCACAAGTTGGCGGTTCTAAAACAACACTTTATAACTATTTTTCTTCTAAAGAAGAGTTATTTTTTGAAGTAATTTCTATATCAAATGAAGAGGAATTTCAATTTGTATATGAAACAATCTCTGAATCTGTTAAAATAGAAGATGAACATGAACAATTATGTGAATTTGGGAAAAGACTCCTAGCTTTTTTATATTCACCAAAACTAAGAGAATTAAGAAGACTAACAATAAGCCAATCAGGAATAACAGACTTAGGAAAAATTGCTTACAACAATAGAGTATTAAAAGGTCAAAATATTATTTCTAACTTTCTAGAAAAAACTATACAGTTAAATAAAATTAAAAGAATAGATACAACTATTGCAGCAAAGCACTTATGGGGACTAATAGAATCAGAATTAATCTATCCATTTCTTTTAAATATTGACATAGAATATTCAAAAAAAGAGATGGATGAAATGGCAATAAGAGCTGTTAATGTATTTATGGATGCTCACAAGGCATAA
- the pyrF gene encoding orotidine-5'-phosphate decarboxylase, translated as MKLCISLDLASAEENLELVKKVKDFDVWLKVGFRTYIRDGKYFLEEIKEINPNFKIFLDLKLYDIPNTMADAAEEISDLGLVDMFNVHASAGIDAMKEVMDRIKDIPNRPLVLAVTALTSFDNESFRSIYNEYITTKATQFAKDTFNAGIDGVVCSAFESIDIKKNTSNNFITLCPGIRPFGEDAGDQKRVADIPFAKENLVDFIVVGRPIYKDKNPKEVVKKILENI; from the coding sequence ATGAAACTATGTATTTCATTGGATTTAGCAAGTGCAGAGGAAAATCTTGAATTAGTAAAAAAAGTAAAAGATTTTGATGTTTGGTTAAAAGTGGGATTTAGGACATATATTAGAGATGGAAAATATTTTTTAGAAGAGATAAAAGAGATAAATCCAAATTTTAAGATTTTCTTAGATTTGAAACTTTATGATATACCAAATACTATGGCTGATGCTGCTGAAGAGATATCAGACCTAGGGCTTGTAGATATGTTTAATGTACATGCAAGTGCTGGAATAGATGCTATGAAAGAGGTAATGGATAGAATAAAGGATATTCCAAATAGACCTTTAGTTTTAGCTGTTACAGCTTTAACTTCTTTTGATAATGAGAGTTTTAGATCTATTTATAATGAATACATAACAACAAAAGCAACACAGTTTGCAAAAGATACTTTTAATGCTGGTATTGATGGAGTAGTTTGTTCTGCTTTTGAAAGTATTGATATTAAAAAGAATACTTCTAATAATTTTATAACTCTTTGCCCAGGTATTAGACCTTTTGGTGAAGATGCTGGAGATCAAAAAAGAGTTGCAGATATTCCATTTGCAAAAGAAAATTTGGTGGATTTTATTGTAGTTGGGAGACCAATTTATAAAGATAAAAATCCAAAAGAAGTAGTTAAAAAGATTTTAGAAAATATCTAA
- the nusB gene encoding transcription antitermination factor NusB — protein sequence MATRTQARESVIGLLYAYDLGNEGIVKFVDEILEDKKIRNKQKEFALNLFNGVVNNYALINEHIALHLKQGTIKDIGSVEKSILRLAIYEILFETLDRAIIINEAIELSKRLASDGAPKFINGVLDKITKEA from the coding sequence TTGGCAACTAGAACACAAGCTAGAGAGTCGGTAATAGGACTTCTTTATGCATACGACTTAGGTAATGAGGGAATTGTAAAGTTTGTAGATGAGATTTTAGAAGATAAAAAAATCAGAAATAAGCAAAAAGAGTTTGCCTTGAATTTATTTAATGGAGTAGTAAATAATTATGCTCTAATAAATGAACATATCGCTTTGCATCTTAAACAAGGAACTATAAAAGATATAGGTTCTGTAGAAAAATCAATTTTAAGACTTGCTATTTATGAAATATTATTTGAAACACTTGATAGAGCTATTATTATAAATGAAGCAATTGAATTATCAAAAAGATTAGCAAGTGATGGTGCACCAAAATTCATAAATGGTGTGTTGGATAAAATTACTAAGGAAGCTTAA
- a CDS encoding 2OG-Fe(II) oxygenase family protein, which translates to MDNSLYIVAKEPGAENPSLPTWANGIENEINLDESLTPKIERIDLDNVPGAFQLLNVFTEEECNNFIKITEEVGYLEDAAVSLPRTVRHNDNLTWVVDDLTHDIIWNRCKDFMYDNKDTFLGKKALGINKRFRFYKYSEGDFFKVHTDGSWPGSRVVNKELITNFYNDRYSQMTFLILLSEDFEGGETQFIVNNNGIKELVNVRTPKGGVLCFPHGLHPLHCLHSSNTIFSGIKYIIRTDVLFEI; encoded by the coding sequence GTGGATAATAGTTTATATATAGTAGCAAAAGAACCAGGTGCAGAAAATCCATCTTTGCCTACATGGGCAAATGGCATTGAAAATGAGATAAATTTAGATGAAAGTCTTACCCCTAAAATAGAAAGAATAGATTTAGATAATGTACCAGGTGCTTTTCAATTATTAAATGTTTTTACAGAAGAAGAATGTAATAATTTTATTAAAATAACAGAAGAGGTAGGATATTTAGAAGATGCAGCTGTTTCTTTGCCTAGAACAGTTAGACATAATGATAACCTAACCTGGGTTGTTGATGATTTAACACATGATATCATTTGGAATAGATGTAAAGATTTTATGTATGATAATAAGGATACTTTTTTAGGGAAAAAAGCTTTAGGAATAAATAAACGATTTAGATTTTATAAATATTCAGAAGGTGACTTTTTCAAAGTGCATACAGATGGTTCTTGGCCGGGAAGTCGAGTAGTAAATAAAGAACTCATAACAAATTTCTATAATGATAGATATAGTCAAATGACCTTTTTAATTCTTTTAAGTGAAGATTTTGAAGGTGGAGAAACACAATTTATTGTAAATAATAATGGTATAAAAGAGTTAGTAAATGTACGAACACCTAAAGGTGGGGTATTATGTTTCCCTCATGGTCTTCATCCATTGCATTGTTTACATAGTTCAAATACTATTTTCTCTGGAATTAAATATATTATAAGAACTGATGTATTATTTGAAATTTAA
- a CDS encoding HlyD family secretion protein: protein MENNKKSTEKVKKNQSKRKKVLLIFLVLIILVGASFGLYWYFYASHYVSTDNAYTDVEIAQVTPSVGGTISDVLVSNTQVVKKGDILVKIDQTDTSLAVEEAKANLSLAIRRVKGYMANNNGLNALIEARKADEMRMNAKLSSAKADFQKAQIDLKRREKLILSGAISADELTKAKNAYENAKSNLDETIAEVKQSKSNIVSAIGSRNQNATRIDNVSVENNPEVLLAKARLDQAIVNLNRTIIKAPIGGIIAKRQVELGQRVQAGTPLLSIVPTQNIYVNANFKEVKLGKVKVGQDVIVHADIYGDDVTYHGKVEGFSGGTGAAFSLIPAQNATGNWIKVVQRVPVRIKLLPEELKAHPLKVGLSMDVEINTFNQK, encoded by the coding sequence ATGGAAAATAATAAAAAAAGCACTGAAAAAGTAAAGAAAAATCAAAGTAAAAGAAAAAAAGTACTTTTGATTTTCTTAGTATTGATTATTTTAGTAGGAGCATCTTTTGGCTTGTATTGGTATTTTTATGCTTCACATTATGTTTCAACTGATAATGCATATACAGATGTTGAAATAGCACAAGTTACCCCTTCTGTTGGCGGTACAATTAGTGATGTTCTTGTTTCAAATACTCAAGTTGTAAAAAAAGGTGATATTTTAGTAAAAATAGATCAAACAGATACTTCTTTAGCAGTAGAAGAAGCAAAAGCAAATTTAAGTTTAGCAATTCGTCGTGTAAAAGGTTATATGGCAAATAATAATGGATTAAATGCTTTAATAGAAGCAAGAAAAGCAGATGAAATGAGAATGAATGCAAAACTAAGTTCTGCAAAAGCTGACTTTCAAAAGGCACAAATTGATTTAAAAAGACGTGAAAAATTAATCTTATCTGGTGCAATTTCAGCAGATGAATTAACAAAAGCAAAAAATGCCTATGAAAATGCAAAATCAAACTTAGATGAAACAATAGCTGAGGTAAAACAATCAAAATCAAATATTGTTTCTGCAATTGGTTCAAGAAATCAAAATGCAACAAGAATTGATAATGTAAGTGTAGAAAACAATCCAGAAGTTCTTTTAGCAAAAGCTAGATTAGACCAAGCAATTGTAAATCTTAATCGTACGATTATAAAAGCACCAATAGGTGGAATAATTGCAAAAAGACAAGTGGAACTTGGGCAAAGAGTTCAAGCAGGAACTCCATTATTATCAATTGTTCCTACACAAAACATATATGTAAATGCGAATTTTAAAGAGGTTAAATTAGGAAAAGTTAAAGTTGGTCAAGATGTAATTGTTCATGCAGATATATATGGCGATGATGTTACATATCATGGTAAAGTAGAAGGTTTTTCTGGTGGAACAGGAGCTGCTTTTTCTTTAATTCCTGCACAAAATGCTACAGGAAACTGGATTAAAGTTGTTCAAAGAGTGCCAGTTCGTATAAAACTACTTCCTGAAGAGTTAAAAGCTCATCCTTTAAAAGTAGGTCTTTCAATGGATGTAGAAATAAATACTTTTAACCAAAAATAA
- a CDS encoding DHA2 family efflux MFS transporter permease subunit, producing MQNDKTSSEELIGEFKLSPTMFWVAALMLTTANFIAVLNMTIANVSVPHIAGNLGATASQGTWVITAYAIGEAITVPLTGWFAARFGAVKVFVVSMVMFGLFSIVCGLSDSLGLLVVARIFQGFSGGPLMPLSQTLLLRLFPKEKAGVAIGMWSMTTLVAPVLGPIVGGYVCDEYSWPWVFFLNSPIVIICGFFAWQLLKDYVEPLIKKPIDVIGLFLLIIWVVCLQLVLDEGKDLDWFSSDKIVILSIISFICFVSFIIWEFYEEHPVVDLKIFRHRGFTISVMTVSLAFGAYFGANVLTPLWLQTLMGYTGTQAGLAACWTGIAGLTVAPFVAKAATTTDARKLVFVGVLWLGLMTFWRGIANTDMAFIDVMLPLLFMGFGLPFFFIPAMGLSLSSVEKNEVDSAAGLLNFVRTLSGAFSTSFVATAWSNKAIENHANLVAITDSDNSVRIAMEHTGMSTDLINQTINMMINKQSVMLATNQVMITLSVVFVFAALMIWGAPKPVKIPKTTGGH from the coding sequence ATGCAAAATGATAAAACTTCTTCTGAAGAGCTTATAGGAGAATTTAAATTATCACCAACAATGTTTTGGGTTGCAGCGCTTATGCTTACAACTGCAAATTTTATTGCTGTTTTAAATATGACTATTGCAAATGTATCAGTTCCTCATATTGCTGGAAATTTAGGAGCAACTGCATCCCAAGGTACTTGGGTAATCACAGCTTATGCCATTGGTGAAGCAATCACTGTACCACTAACTGGTTGGTTTGCAGCTAGGTTTGGAGCAGTAAAAGTATTTGTTGTATCTATGGTAATGTTTGGCTTATTTTCTATAGTTTGTGGTCTTTCTGATTCTTTAGGTTTACTTGTTGTTGCAAGAATATTTCAAGGATTTTCTGGTGGACCTTTGATGCCTCTTTCCCAGACATTACTTTTACGACTTTTTCCAAAAGAAAAAGCAGGGGTTGCTATTGGAATGTGGTCTATGACAACACTTGTAGCTCCTGTTCTAGGTCCTATTGTAGGAGGATATGTTTGTGATGAATACAGCTGGCCTTGGGTCTTTTTCTTAAATTCACCTATTGTAATTATTTGTGGTTTTTTTGCTTGGCAATTATTGAAAGATTATGTTGAGCCTTTGATTAAAAAACCTATTGATGTTATTGGATTATTTTTGCTAATTATTTGGGTTGTATGTTTACAATTGGTATTAGATGAGGGTAAAGACCTTGATTGGTTTTCTTCTGATAAAATTGTAATATTATCTATAATCTCCTTTATATGTTTTGTAAGTTTTATAATCTGGGAATTTTATGAAGAACATCCTGTTGTGGACTTAAAAATTTTTAGACATAGAGGATTTACCATTAGTGTAATGACTGTTAGTTTAGCTTTTGGGGCATATTTTGGTGCTAATGTTTTAACTCCTCTTTGGCTTCAAACTTTGATGGGATACACCGGAACTCAAGCTGGGCTTGCAGCTTGTTGGACAGGAATTGCTGGATTAACTGTAGCTCCATTTGTGGCAAAAGCTGCAACTACTACGGATGCTAGAAAGTTGGTTTTTGTAGGTGTACTATGGCTTGGTCTTATGACTTTTTGGAGAGGTATTGCAAATACAGATATGGCATTTATTGATGTTATGTTGCCATTATTATTTATGGGATTTGGTTTACCTTTCTTTTTTATTCCTGCAATGGGATTATCTCTTTCAAGTGTAGAAAAAAATGAAGTTGATTCAGCAGCTGGATTATTAAATTTTGTTCGTACACTTTCAGGTGCTTTTTCAACATCATTTGTAGCAACTGCCTGGAGTAATAAAGCAATTGAAAATCATGCCAATTTGGTAGCTATTACTGATAGTGATAATAGTGTACGAATAGCAATGGAGCATACAGGAATGAGTACGGATTTGATTAATCAAACAATAAATATGATGATAAATAAACAAAGTGTAATGCTAGCAACAAATCAAGTTATGATTACACTTTCTGTTGTATTTGTTTTTGCAGCACTTATGATTTGGGGAGCTCCAAAACCAGTGAAAATACCAAAAACAACTGGCGGTCACTAG